A stretch of DNA from Methylomicrobium lacus LW14:
CCTCGATCGCGTCGGCGTAGCGTTCGCGCTGAATGCCAGACCAGCGATAACCTTCGTATATCGCGCCCTGCGGATAATTGGGCTTGCCGGTCAGCACGGTCACGTGATGGCCCAAGGCATGGAGGTGCCGCGCCAGATCGTTGATGATAAATGATTCGGGGGCGAAATACTGACTAACAATCAGGATTTTCATGGCTTAGCCGGATAAGAATCGTTTCCATTTAAAATCATATGCTGGTCGCCGCTCTTGGGCATCGCTTCAGTCATGGCTATTATTGTGCCTGAACTAGAGCGCGATGGATGAATTCCCGGGCGTTTTGCAGCGGCAAGGGGTTTTCCTCGATTCCTAAAAACCGCTTCACGGCGCGTGCGATCGAGGTGGGCGAATGCGGGTCGAACGTCTGCTCCGGATCGAGCACGTCGCGCACATAGTCCAATTCCGGGGCCAGCACCGGCAGGCCGGCCTGTCTGGCTTCGATCAGGGGCAAGCCGAGGGACTCGAACGAGGAGGGATAGATCAGCGCTTGCGTCTCCCGGTAAAGTCGTTTGACGCCTTGATGGGGCAGGCTGCCCTGGTTCTCGATGCGCAATTTATGGGCGCTTTTTTGTTGATTGATCCAATGGATTAACGGCAGCGTCGTCTTTTCATCCAGAGTCAGGCACAGCGTCGGGAATAGCCCTTCCGAAGCCAGTAAACTCCATGCCTGAACGAGCGTCTTGTGGTTTTTGTGCGGCTCTCCCGAAGCGACATACAGAAAATCGAAGCGATTCGTTGCGTGCGGATGCGAATCTTTGCCGGTGCGGCGATAACCTTCGCTCTCGCTCACGAAGGGGAAGATACGAATGGGTTTATTTTTCGCGATGCCCGATGAGCGCAAGGATCGCTGCATCGATGGCGTCTGCACGATAAAGGCTGTCACTTGTTCCGCTCGGGACGCCAGCCACAGCCTTTCCAGGCCGATTTTCAGCCGTGTTTTGCAGGAAAAATCGGCAAGGCTGAAGGGTTCTATCAGGTAGCGGTTTTGCAAAAACACCTGCACGCTTCCCGGCACGCGAAAGATCGGCGGCAAGTTGCCGAAACACAGCACCCGGTCGTCTGCCCGTGCATTTCTCGCCAGCCACCATTCGGCTTTCAAACGCTCCTGGATTGTCGGTTTGACCCAACGGGTGTTGATGTTGCCTGGAACCAGCTTGCGTTCCTGCAAACGGCTGTCAAGCGCAGCGACGACTTCCAAATCTTCCGGCAAGGCTTCGAGCAAGGGCAATAATAAGGTGAGTCCTCCTCCTTGGTGTACATTGATGGCATGAATGATTAATCTTCCGGAAGGCATGGGCTCAGTAAAGTTGCTGCGGCTTTGTAGGCCGAGAGTTCGTGCTCTCGACAGGATCGGACATCTTCGGGCGGCAGATTATATCATGATAGCTCGATGCATTATGCCCGGCTTTGGCGCGGCGGCAGACGGCTTGTGCGCCGGTTCCTGAGGCGCAAGGTCAGAGGCTTTTCGATCCAGACATGAAGCGCCGCCGAGGCGGCAAGGCACGCAAGCAAGATCGCTACATAAGTCAGCAGCGCCCCGGTCAAGCCAAGCTTTGGCAGTTTAAGCAAGACTGCAACTTTGCACAACACGCTGATGAGGGGGTAATGAATCAAATAAAGCGCGTAGGACGCGCTGCCGAGCAATTGCACCCACTTGTTGCCGAGCAGGGTCCAGCCCTTGTCTTCCGCCTGCACGAGCCCGAAAACGATCAGGCTGCAAGCCGCCCCATAAGGCAAGATTTCCCTATCGGTTAGCCAGACACTGCCCATCACGTGATGCGCGGCTACAAAGACAAACAACGCCGCGCCGATGCCGGCGCAGATCAGCGCCTTCGGCAGCGAAATCTTGTAGACAGCGCACGCTAGCGACACCGCCATGCCCATGATGAACAGCCACATGTAGTCCGACAGCAGGAATGACAAGGGGAATGCAAGATCCTGGGAGTCTCTGTAAAAAAAATACAGAGACGCAAAGGCAAGGATCAAGGCCACCCCGAAGAATCTGTGAATGATCACTAAGGCAAATGACGCATAAAACAACATTTCGTACTGCAGCGTCCAGGCGACGTTGAGGACGGGAGCGCCATTGATGCCCGACACATCGTTGTCCAGCGGAATCAACAGCAGCGCTTTGAGCAGCAGTAACGGATCATGCGGAACCGTGTTGCGAAGCGATGCGGAGGCCAGCGCGAGACAGAATACCGAGATAAAAATGATCCAGTAAGCCGGGTAGATGCGCACAAAGCGTTTTCGAACATAGCCGAGCAATTGCCGGGGCCGCGATATGTCGTTCCTGTGCGCATAAAAGATAATGAATCCGCTCAACACGAAAAAGAATTCGACGCCGGCTTTGCCAAATGCAAAGGGGATCGAGAAGGCGGCGATGCTGAAATATTTAGCGCTTGCGATCGCGGGGCCCAGATGGAAGAGCACGACGAATAGGGCTGCGATCGCTCGTCCTGCTTGCAGTGACTTGTACATGACGTCTCAATCTCCCAAAATGCGCTCAGCCGTGTTTATCCAGGCGGTGAAAAGTTTTCAAAATTGCGAACAGCACGGCCAAAAGGACCGCGATTTCGCCGGCTTTAATCGGCAGGATCAGCGCTGTTTCCTGCATGTACCATGGCAGATAGGCTCCCGCGAGCGCTGCGGCGCCGAGCAGGATAATCAGGAATGACCGCCACACCGGCCAGCGCATCGGATGTAAACGTTTGGCCATCGCGGAGGCGCACAACAAATACACGCAGGCGGAAAGCACGGAGACGGCAGCCATGCCGAAGACGCCGTAGCGCGGGACAACCCATGGGCTGACGATCAAGAGGGTCAGCACGGCCAGAAAGGAAACGGACAAAAGCCTTTTGGTGCCGGATTTGATGAAATAATAAACCGTGGCGACATACTGGTAGACGCCGTAAATGGCCTGACGCGTCAGTAGCAGAGGCACGATCGGCCAGGCGTCATAAAAATTTTTGCCCGCAAACAGAGTGATGACCGGTTCGGCCAGTAAGGAACCGATCACCGCAATGACCATGAACGCCGCGGTGACTAAATACATCTTCTTGCGCAGCAGCGAAAAGTCTTTTGCCTGCGCTGTTTCGAGCATCGCGAACATGCGGGGGCGCAATGCGGTCGTGAACGACGTCGTGATGATCGTCAACAGATTCGCAATCGAAGAGGCGACCGCATACAGGCCGGTGGTCTGTATGCCGGCGAAATAAGCCAGGAGGCTGCGTTCAATGGCCGGTAAAAACGCGCCGATCGAAAAATGCGGAACCAGCGGCAGTCCGTAAGCCAATGCCTGTTTGAGCTCGGTCTTATCCAGCCGGTGGGAAAATTTTCGCGTTAACGCAAACACCGCCCACATCGCGCCCAGCCAGTTTGCCGCCGCCAGGGCGAGCAGCACGCCGACGATGCCCAGTTTTAAGCCGACGACGAAGCCTAGATTTCCAAACAGGGTCACCGCCAGCACCACCGACATCAATTTGGCATACTCGGACAGTCGCGACTGCATTTTTAATGCCTCGCCATACACGCGGATGACCGGCAGGGTGACTGCGGCGCCGACGGTCAGCGTGATGACGATCGCCAGCGGCCGATCGAATTCGAAAAAACCGCGCCAGGCCAGGATGCCGGTCGCGGACATGATTGCCAGCGCAATGATCAGGATAAATTTGATCGGCGTCAGCAGCTCGATTTGCCAGGGTTGCTCCTGCGTTCTGTGGCTGAAAATGGACTGTACGACCGCCCGGCTAAAACCAAATTCCAGCACGGTTGCCGATCCCGTCACCATCGCGGTACATAAGGAAATCAAGCCGTAATCGGCGGCCGAAAGAAAATGGGTATGCACCGGCAGCAAAATAACCCAAATCAGTGACTGAGCGATGCCGACGATCGAGTAAACGCCGCCGGCTTTTAAAATTCCGCTGGTTTTCACGGCCGCATTTCAATCCGGATCGGTCTCGCCGAGGACGGCGAGAAATGCCTTAGCAGCAGACAAACGACAGCCAATGCGAAGCGTACGCCGGTTCTGGCTTTGCGGTAGCCATAGGCGGGCATTTTGCGCCCGGCCCAGTACACAAGCCGGCGCAGATGGATCGAGACGGCCGTGTCATTGTCAATTGCCTGCGGGGGGAAGCCGAAACTCTCCAGCCAGGGCCGCGTTAAATAAGGCGGCGAGCCGGGCGGCGTTGCACCTGCAAAATTAGGCGGAATGCCTGCGATATCAAAGCTTTGCCAAAAACTTTCGGGACGCTCGGCATAGCGATGGAGAAATTCAAAATCGATCATCCATAATTTACCGTCGGCATCGAAAATACAGTTGCCCGCATGCGCGTCGATCACCGCATAACCCGAGTCGTACAATTGCCTTAGCGCCGCAATGATCTGCCGGATTTTTTTGACCGGCACCAGTTTCCAGCCGGTCGGATCGTAGTGCGCCGCTTGCCGGATGAAAGGCAGGATCAGGGAATTGCCGTCGATCGACAGCGCCTTGGGGATCGCATCGACCGTCTCCGCCAGTTGGCTGTACGCGACTTTTTCCCGCTCCAGTCTGTCGCGATAGCGGGGGCGGTAAATTTTTTCGACGGCGGGAATGCCATGGTAATCGATCAGATAAACCTTCGCGTAAATGCCGGTCCGGGTCAGCTCTTGCAACACGGTATGCCGGCTGCTCACTTCACGTTCGCCTTCCGCGATCCGCTTTTCGATCCCTGCCAGTGCTTCCGGCCAGAGTTTTTCGAGGCAGAGGCGCGCAGCCTTTGCGTTCGCGGTTGAGCACAGCATGTCGCCTAATTTGCGGCCGGGAAACATGGTGCGGATCGCTCTTTGGCCATGATAGGCAAATAACAGCAGCCGGGCATTGTCGATGCCGGGATATAGATGCCGCTGGGTGAAGTCCGGCGAGTTGAGCGCCAAATCATAGGCGCCGATAATCAGGCCGATGCGGGCGCGCTTATCGGTGCAGAATGCGCTGTTCCACAGTCCCGGAGCCAGATGCTTCGCCAATTCTTCCGCTTCATGCGGGGCGGGGACTCTTTCAAATTCCGGATGCAGGCCGTATTGCTCCATCAGCGCGGTCAAAAATCCCGGCGGCAGCAAATTGAGGCCTTCTTCCGATACGGCAAATACGATGAGCGACATCGGCTTCCTAGCGGAGTTCGCTGGCGGCAAGTACGGGTTCCGGACCGGAGACCGAGCCGCCAAACGCCTGCAACGCCTGCCAATAAGGAGTGAATTCTGGATGTTGGTGCAGCAGTTCCGGCACCTGAGCTGGGCAGGCGATGGCGAGGTAATCCAGCGCTTCATACACATCGTCGCTGCAGTGCACCGCATTCGCCCAATGTCCGCAGCGCTTGTCGTCATTCAGATCCTGCCGGATCTGATGCTTCAACAAGGTGTGCGCATTGTTCACGAAAGGGTAGCGTTTTTTATATGTCTCGGAAACCGGCGCCGGCGCATGGTCAACCGCGACGATCAGCATGACCGGCAGGCCGCCGGGGTAGTTGTAAGGAAAGTCTTCGCTGCCCCATTCGCCGCCTCGAATCGACTCCTTGATCAGTTGCCGGTCGGCTTCGCCGATTTCGGCGACCGTGAATATTTCCAGCGGCAAGCGCTTGATTTTTTCGAGTATCGCCTCGATTTGTCCGCGCTGCGCCGCCGCTTCCCGGACCACAAACACCAGCAGGTCGGGCGCGATGGCTTGCTTCAGGCAAGGCGCCTCGATGCCGGCCTGAGGATTTTCGGCTAACAGCTTCCGCAGCGTATCGAACGGCGGCCGCCAACCGTTTGTGAACAAAAAGCCATCCAGCGCAGTGAAATTGATTTCGCCGTTAAAACCCGCCGCGGCGGCCAGTTCCTTGAGCTTAGCGACATACTTCGAGTTTTCGTGGCGCGGGTCGTTGCGCTCCGTAAACAAGGCCGCATCCATTTTGTGATACAGGGTATGGTAAGCGAGGCTCAAAAAATAATGCCTCGGGGAGGGCACGAAGATGCCGGCTTGCGAACGCTGCCGTTTGGCTAACACTTCGTAGGCCAAATGCGGCGGATAATACGGTAAATTTTTGTAGGTGAAGCCGTATTGGGCCGAGGCCGTATAAATGTCGAATGCGACTGCGGTGATGCGAGCGGTAAACAGGCCTTGCAGCAGATTCACATCGTCGTCGTGAATCAGCAGGTCAATATCGCCATCCTGCGGATTTTCGGGAAGCTTCTCGTGCCATCGCAAGACGACATAGCGCACGTTCCTTTGCTCCAGCATGCCGAAAAAATCCGCAAGGCTCAATTTTTCAGGCAGAAAATATCCCATCCCGCGCGGTATCGGGAGCCGGTCCAGAACGGGCGCCAACGGCGAAAACTTACCCAGCATCAAGTCAAGCCGGCGTAATACGCGCAGGAACAGGCGATAGCAGCGGATAAACAGGCGCACGCCCTTGTAGCCGATCAGGATGAATTGATTGGTAAATTTGATCATGGGTGAAAGGGGAATGGCTGCTCGGATAAGGCGATGGGACTGCAAGCCCTCAAAATTTGTTGCGCACAGACTCAAGGATTCATAGGCAGCGCTGGACGGCGCTGAGCAGGGCATGGTCGGAACTGCCCATCACGAAAAACTCCGGATTGTGCAAATCGGCTTTATTGTAACGCAGCGCTTCGCCGGACAACTCGCAGACCTTGCCGCCGGCCGCATTGACGACCGCATGCGCGGCAGCAGTGTCCCATTCCATCGTCGGGCCGAGGCGCGGATAGAAATGCGCACTGCTTTCGGCAACCAGGCAAAATTTTAACGAACTGCCCATGCTGATGCATTCGTGCGGCCCCAAATGGTCAAGCAGGGCGCTCGTGCGTCCATCGCGATGCGAGCGGCTGGCGACGATTTTCAAGCGTTCTTGTGCATTGCGAGGGCTGATGTGGATCTGCTCTGCGGGATTCTGTTTGCGTTCGACAAACGCGCCCTGGCCGACGGCGCCTGCATAGCAAACGTCCAAGGCGGGCGCGTGCACGACGCCCAGCACCGGCTGGCCGTGTTCGATCAGCGCAATGTTGACGGTGAATTCATCGTTATGTTTGATGAACTCTTTGGTGCCGTCGAGCGGGTCGACCAGCCAAAAACGTTGCCAGCCGGCGCGCTGTTCATACGGAATTGCCACGGACTCTTCTGATAGGACCGGAATGTCCGGCGTCAGCCGGGCCAATGCGCTGACGATGATTTGATTCGAAAGCAGGTCGGCTTCGGTTAATGGCGATTGATCGGGCTTTAAAACCACTTTGCCGGCAGGCTGGTTGTAGATGGTCATGATGCCTTGGCCGGCGGCTTTGGCAATTGCGATGATTTGGGTTAACAAGGGCTCAATCACGGAATATGGAATCTTCGGGTATTGAATAGCGTATAGGGGAACGCGGCAGTCAATCCAATAAAAATGCTCTGAATTTCAGAGATAGAGTCAAGTTCGGACAAGCCGTGAAGCAGCCGCCAAATATGGCGGGGAAACGCTTTGCGGGTTGCCTGCCTGAATACTAAAGGGCGTGATTATTGCATATTCCATACATTAAGGCGTATTTTTTTGGCCAAGCCTCGCCGCTTCTGCTGGTGGATTTTTCTCGGCCGGTTGAATTCTCCCGCAAATTTGGTTTTAACCTTCGGGACGGGTTAATATAAACAGCTAACGTTATCAGCGTATCCCCAAGCGCAGCAATGGGGACAATCATATCAAGGAGCCAGGGTGACAGTCAGAAGATTTAAAGGTAAACAGCCGGCGATCGGCGAGCGCGTCTATATCGACGACAATGCGACCGTGATCGGCGATGTGACGATCGGCGACGACGTTTCGATCTGGCCTGCGGTCGTGATTCGGGGCGATGTCGAAAGCATCAAAATCGGCGACGGCACCAATGTGCAGGACGGCTCGGTCTTGCATGTGACGCATTACGGCAAGTTCACGTCTCAGGGCTATCCGTTGACGATAGGCAAGGGAGTCACGATCGGGCATCGGGCGGTCGCGCATGCCTGCACGATCGGCAATTATTGCCTGGTCGGCATCGGCGCGATCATCATGGACGATGCGGTGCTGGAAGACTATGTGATGCTCGGCGCCGGCGCTCTGGTGCCGCCCGGCAAGCGGCTTGAGAGCGGCCATCTCTATGTCGGCGCGCCCGCCCAGAAAAAACGTCCGTTGACCGATGCCGAAAAAGAGTTTCTCGAATATTCCGCCGCGCATTATATGCATTTGAAGGATGAATATTTGCAGGACGCTGACCGGAACTGAGAGCGAATCGACAGTTTTTAGGCTATCCTTATGCGCTTGTACGGCAAAAATATCTTTGCGTACACAGCATCTGTATTTTTACCATTAACTGGAGATTTTGATTATGGCGTTAACAAAGAAAATGCTTTTATTGACCGGGCTGAGCTATGCCCTGGCCGCGCCACTGGCCGAGGCCGCACCTCCTTCCGTCGCCGGCACTACTTGGACGCTGGCCGGGAGTTTCAAGGGTAAAGTCGGCGTGAAATGTCAAGTCGGCCCCTCTTTCTCCGTGCCTATAAAGTCACCAAAGAAGGTGGTTCTTCCCGCCACGATCGCTTTCGAGGATGATGCTGAGATTCCTGGAGACACTGAAGGAACTTTCATCTGGACGGATGAGTATTTTCCACAAAAACAAGTCACCGGCCATTGGGAACAAAACAAGGGAAAATTGGAACTGTCGTTTGATCATTGGTACGACTCCCCGTTGGGAGCATTGGCGTTTGCATTTGCACAGGTTCCTGGAGGATTCGACTTTTCGCAAGACGGAGTCAGCGCCCATACGGACGCGTTTAATGTCACTAAGCTGACGGTTTCAGGCACAATCAATGGTAAAGGCAGTAAAATCAAAGTAGCCGAAAGTCTCGGTTTCACTTTTAATGCGTCGGCTGCGGGATACGGTGGCGCCAATAGTTGCAATTTCCAATTCAAAAGCCTGGGGCGTTCTTACAAAGGCGTTCCGTCGGCTTCCTAACAATCCCGCAAGAAAAATTGCCGGGCAGCCATGGGCAGCCCGGCGCATCTATCCGGCTTCATGTAGCCTCGATGCAGCATAGCGAAATCGAGGACTGTCGAAGCCTGGATCCTCGATTCCGCAAATCTTACTTGCTTACTTGTTCAGCAATGCCCACTGCAGCTGCCATTGATGCTCTGCATCGAACGGTTGCAGCGTGTGCACGTTTTTGCCGGTGCCGTGGGCTACCGGTACGCCGTCGCGGTAAACGAGGCGCTGGCTGTGGAGCGATGGAATCCGGTCGCCGGGCGTGATGATGCCGGTCAGATTCAGAGGGTCGGCCGCATTGATCACGGTCAGTTCCGGGATCAGCGGTGGCTTGCGCATGTCCCTGAGCAGGCCGACCGCTTCGGGTAAGGCAAACTGCTCGCCCGCGAAGCCTTGCACGAAGCGGCCGCCGCGCAGTTCGCCGCGCGCTTCCAGGCGGCGGTAAACATAGAGCAGCTCGCGCCAGCTCGGCAGGTTTTCTTCCCGCTCCAGCACCTTCCGAAACACCACGCCGTAGCGTTTGAGCAGCACGCGGGCGATATGCTCGACGGCCGGAAAATTCTCGGCCTTTGGTGCCCGCAACGGGCGCAGCAGCGACCAGCGTCCGGCCGCGGCGAAAGGATCGTAAATCGGATAGCGCTTGCCGCGCCGGTGCAGGATCTTTTGCGGCGTGACCAGGGTGCGGAGGCCCTGGAAACTGTCCGAGGTGATCAGGCCCGCGGCGGCCAGTTCGCCGAGCGCTTCCTCCAGTTGCGTCTTCAACAGCCCGGTTTCGCTGACCAATTCCTGAAAGAAACTCGCGCCCCATTCCTTGATCTTGGCATGCACCTTCAGCGCATTGCCGGAGAGTTCGAGCGCTTCGATGTCAGGAAGTGCCGCGAAGGCGCGCCAGGAATCCAGATGCTCGCGCGCGACCAAGGCGACCGGCGTGTTTTTACCGGCGGCTTTCGGGCTGCTGTCGCCGAGGGCTTTCAGGCGCAGCCAGATGAACTTGCCCGAGGTGCAAAGTTGATCCAGTTCGGAAGCGAAATAGGGTTTGATGCGCCGGGTCAGGATGTCATGTTCCCAGCCGAAGGCGGGCAGATTGCAGCCTTCGAGTTGCTGCAACGTTTTCGCGAGCGCGGCTTCGCCGCTGCCCGGTTCATTAAGACCATGCCAGTGAAACAGGAAGCGCATGTAGACGCTCGGCGCGACCGGCTCGATTTCCTTGCGCAATTGCTTCAGGGTATAGCGGTGGATGCGCGCGAGCAGGCCGCGTTCGCACCACTCGGTCGTCGCGGCTCCGGGCGTAAAGCGGCCTTGCAGCACGACGCCCTGTTGCTCCAGGGCGGTCAGCGCTTGATCGATTGGCGCT
This window harbors:
- the cysQ gene encoding 3'(2'),5'-bisphosphate nucleotidase CysQ encodes the protein MIEPLLTQIIAIAKAAGQGIMTIYNQPAGKVVLKPDQSPLTEADLLSNQIIVSALARLTPDIPVLSEESVAIPYEQRAGWQRFWLVDPLDGTKEFIKHNDEFTVNIALIEHGQPVLGVVHAPALDVCYAGAVGQGAFVERKQNPAEQIHISPRNAQERLKIVASRSHRDGRTSALLDHLGPHECISMGSSLKFCLVAESSAHFYPRLGPTMEWDTAAAHAVVNAAGGKVCELSGEALRYNKADLHNPEFFVMGSSDHALLSAVQRCL
- a CDS encoding gamma carbonic anhydrase family protein — protein: MTVRRFKGKQPAIGERVYIDDNATVIGDVTIGDDVSIWPAVVIRGDVESIKIGDGTNVQDGSVLHVTHYGKFTSQGYPLTIGKGVTIGHRAVAHACTIGNYCLVGIGAIIMDDAVLEDYVMLGAGALVPPGKRLESGHLYVGAPAQKKRPLTDAEKEFLEYSAAHYMHLKDEYLQDADRN
- a CDS encoding glycosyltransferase, whose product is MPSGRLIIHAINVHQGGGLTLLLPLLEALPEDLEVVAALDSRLQERKLVPGNINTRWVKPTIQERLKAEWWLARNARADDRVLCFGNLPPIFRVPGSVQVFLQNRYLIEPFSLADFSCKTRLKIGLERLWLASRAEQVTAFIVQTPSMQRSLRSSGIAKNKPIRIFPFVSESEGYRRTGKDSHPHATNRFDFLYVASGEPHKNHKTLVQAWSLLASEGLFPTLCLTLDEKTTLPLIHWINQQKSAHKLRIENQGSLPHQGVKRLYRETQALIYPSSFESLGLPLIEARQAGLPVLAPELDYVRDVLDPEQTFDPHSPTSIARAVKRFLGIEENPLPLQNAREFIHRALVQAQ
- a CDS encoding lipopolysaccharide biosynthesis protein encodes the protein MKTSGILKAGGVYSIVGIAQSLIWVILLPVHTHFLSAADYGLISLCTAMVTGSATVLEFGFSRAVVQSIFSHRTQEQPWQIELLTPIKFILIIALAIMSATGILAWRGFFEFDRPLAIVITLTVGAAVTLPVIRVYGEALKMQSRLSEYAKLMSVVLAVTLFGNLGFVVGLKLGIVGVLLALAAANWLGAMWAVFALTRKFSHRLDKTELKQALAYGLPLVPHFSIGAFLPAIERSLLAYFAGIQTTGLYAVASSIANLLTIITTSFTTALRPRMFAMLETAQAKDFSLLRKKMYLVTAAFMVIAVIGSLLAEPVITLFAGKNFYDAWPIVPLLLTRQAIYGVYQYVATVYYFIKSGTKRLLSVSFLAVLTLLIVSPWVVPRYGVFGMAAVSVLSACVYLLCASAMAKRLHPMRWPVWRSFLIILLGAAALAGAYLPWYMQETALILPIKAGEIAVLLAVLFAILKTFHRLDKHG
- a CDS encoding acyltransferase family protein, which translates into the protein MYKSLQAGRAIAALFVVLFHLGPAIASAKYFSIAAFSIPFAFGKAGVEFFFVLSGFIIFYAHRNDISRPRQLLGYVRKRFVRIYPAYWIIFISVFCLALASASLRNTVPHDPLLLLKALLLIPLDNDVSGINGAPVLNVAWTLQYEMLFYASFALVIIHRFFGVALILAFASLYFFYRDSQDLAFPLSFLLSDYMWLFIMGMAVSLACAVYKISLPKALICAGIGAALFVFVAAHHVMGSVWLTDREILPYGAACSLIVFGLVQAEDKGWTLLGNKWVQLLGSASYALYLIHYPLISVLCKVAVLLKLPKLGLTGALLTYVAILLACLAASAALHVWIEKPLTLRLRNRRTSRLPPRQSRA